One segment of Pontibacter akesuensis DNA contains the following:
- a CDS encoding efflux RND transporter periplasmic adaptor subunit — MKRYLNILLLLLLIVASACSEPAHEETAAAETTYTCPMHPQIVQNEPGTCPICHMDLVPVSQSGEKEGELMLSESQIALGNIKTMQVAYGDVNSNTILTGKLVLDETQTDVVSSRVAGRIERLYIKETGQPVQKGQPLYEMYSEELLTLQQEYLLALRQNQELGKENPRFASFLASAKQKLLLYGLNEAQIRRLASSGNLDARVTFVAPSSGVVTEVAAAEGQYIAEGAVLYRLGKLGKIWVEAELYAQELANVQAGDEVLVSVQGFPEGAVPAKVTFISPEYRQGSQVAILRAELPNRESQYLPGMQANVTLPGKNGTSLVIPTDAVIRDENGSHVWVQTDDHTFQARMVNLGEASADNVAILSGIGKGDKVVTSGAYLLYSEYVLKKGADPMAGHQH, encoded by the coding sequence ATGAAACGATACCTGAACATACTCCTTTTGCTACTGCTCATCGTAGCCAGCGCCTGCTCTGAGCCTGCGCACGAGGAAACAGCTGCGGCGGAGACGACTTATACTTGCCCGATGCACCCGCAGATCGTGCAGAACGAGCCCGGCACCTGCCCTATCTGCCACATGGACCTGGTGCCTGTGTCGCAGAGCGGGGAAAAGGAGGGCGAGCTGATGCTAAGCGAAAGCCAGATTGCCTTGGGCAACATCAAAACAATGCAGGTAGCCTATGGCGATGTGAACAGCAACACCATCCTTACCGGAAAACTGGTGCTTGACGAGACTCAGACGGATGTGGTGAGCAGCCGCGTGGCAGGCCGGATAGAACGCCTTTACATCAAGGAAACCGGCCAGCCCGTGCAGAAAGGGCAGCCGCTATATGAGATGTACTCTGAAGAGCTGCTAACCTTGCAGCAGGAGTACCTGCTGGCACTGCGCCAGAACCAGGAACTGGGGAAGGAGAATCCGCGTTTCGCTTCCTTTCTGGCGTCTGCAAAGCAAAAGCTGCTGCTGTACGGCCTCAACGAAGCTCAGATAAGGCGCTTGGCCAGTTCCGGGAATTTAGATGCCCGTGTTACATTTGTGGCACCATCATCCGGGGTGGTTACAGAGGTGGCCGCTGCCGAGGGGCAGTATATCGCGGAAGGCGCTGTGCTGTACCGGCTCGGGAAGCTGGGCAAAATATGGGTGGAAGCGGAACTGTATGCGCAGGAACTGGCAAACGTACAGGCAGGCGATGAGGTGCTGGTGTCGGTGCAGGGATTCCCGGAGGGAGCTGTTCCGGCAAAGGTAACCTTTATCAGCCCGGAGTACAGGCAAGGGAGCCAGGTGGCTATACTTCGTGCCGAACTACCGAACCGGGAGTCGCAGTATTTGCCGGGCATGCAGGCCAATGTTACCTTGCCGGGCAAAAACGGCACCTCGCTGGTTATACCAACGGACGCTGTGATTCGGGACGAAAACGGCAGTCACGTTTGGGTGCAAACCGACGACCACACCTTTCAGGCACGCATGGTGAACCTGGGCGAGGCAAGCGCCGACAACGTAGCTATACTTAGTGGCATCGGGAAAGGCGACAAGGTAGTGACCTCGGGCGCTTACCTGCTGTACAGCGAATATGTGCTGAAAAAAGGCGCTGACCCGATGGCAGGCCATCAACATTAA
- a CDS encoding efflux RND transporter periplasmic adaptor subunit: MKRNLNILLLLLLVVATVACKNEQGHEHGETTAAEMTYTCPMHPQIVQNEPGTCPICGMDLVPTSAEGEAIEITEDLAFLLQPTNETVVANIGTLKPQLKALPASVKMEGIITYDERRIYSVPARVGGRIEKLFVKYNYQPINKGQKLMEVYSPELVTAQQQLLYLVQSAPEDKALIAATKQKLRLLGATDAQINRLLKTGEASYTFAVYSPYDGYAIGLNTSPPAATPSSTPLAAASGAGGMGGSMGGSTANPVAVAGPAAGSQLQLREGMYVTTGQPLLRVVNPEQLWAEFNIPAGEVTSIAKGAPVQITFPELPGEKLEAQVGFVQPFYEAGENFAKVRVYLPGQQQVARVGQLVSATATYTTAPALWIPRESVLDLGTRSVAFKLENGAFKPVAVTVGTAENNQVQVVSGLEQTDVIAANAQFMIDSESFVKINE; this comes from the coding sequence ATGAAACGAAACCTGAACATACTCCTACTGCTGCTCCTGGTCGTGGCTACGGTTGCCTGTAAAAACGAGCAAGGGCACGAACACGGGGAAACAACCGCTGCGGAGATGACTTATACGTGCCCGATGCACCCGCAGATCGTGCAGAACGAGCCCGGCACCTGCCCTATCTGCGGCATGGACCTGGTGCCGACTTCAGCGGAGGGAGAGGCAATTGAAATTACTGAGGACCTGGCTTTCCTGTTGCAGCCAACGAATGAAACGGTGGTTGCCAACATCGGCACCCTCAAACCGCAGCTGAAAGCACTTCCGGCTTCTGTTAAGATGGAGGGCATTATCACGTACGATGAGCGCCGCATATACTCTGTTCCGGCGCGGGTGGGCGGCCGCATTGAGAAGCTGTTTGTGAAGTATAACTACCAGCCCATCAACAAAGGGCAGAAATTGATGGAAGTATACAGCCCGGAACTGGTGACAGCCCAACAGCAACTGCTGTACCTGGTGCAGTCGGCTCCCGAAGACAAGGCCCTGATAGCGGCTACAAAGCAGAAGCTTCGCCTGCTGGGCGCCACCGATGCCCAAATTAACCGCCTGCTAAAAACCGGAGAAGCCAGCTATACCTTTGCCGTCTACAGCCCTTACGACGGCTACGCCATTGGCCTCAATACCTCTCCACCAGCCGCTACGCCAAGTTCTACCCCTCTAGCGGCGGCCTCCGGTGCGGGCGGCATGGGTGGAAGCATGGGTGGTTCCACAGCAAACCCTGTAGCGGTTGCAGGGCCAGCGGCAGGCAGCCAGCTGCAGTTGCGCGAGGGCATGTATGTAACCACCGGACAGCCGCTGCTGCGTGTTGTGAACCCCGAGCAGCTTTGGGCGGAGTTCAACATTCCTGCCGGCGAGGTTACCTCCATTGCCAAAGGGGCTCCCGTGCAAATAACGTTTCCGGAACTGCCCGGCGAGAAGCTGGAGGCACAGGTAGGCTTTGTTCAGCCATTCTACGAGGCTGGCGAGAACTTTGCAAAAGTAAGGGTATACCTGCCGGGCCAGCAGCAAGTGGCAAGAGTGGGCCAACTGGTCTCCGCTACAGCCACTTACACTACGGCTCCGGCCCTATGGATTCCGCGCGAGTCGGTGCTGGACCTGGGAACCAGATCTGTGGCCTTCAAGCTTGAAAATGGAGCCTTTAAACCCGTTGCCGTTACGGTGGGCACTGCAGAAAACAACCAGGTACAGGTAGTAAGCGGGCTGGAGCAAACAGACGTTATCGCCGCCAACGCCCAATTTATGATTGATAGTGAAAGCTTTGTAAAAATAAATGAGTGA
- a CDS encoding TolC family protein, with translation MPASAQQQPVALDSVLQTIRTTNPMLQQYDLRAKAQNAYAEGATGWMAPMVGAGVFMLPYPGQNVESDEKEGSLMISAEQAIPNPAKQRAKQAYFDSRAAIEQANAAATYNELRAQAKASYYNWVVLERKLDVLQDNAKIMAYMLKLARIRYPYSQGKLGSIYKAEARLHEVENMQLMTRNEIAQQNVTLNILMNQPKEQQFKIDTLLSIPGPVALAADTAYLNENRSDLRLLDRTIQTMRLGVEQEKLQRKPDFSLRFDHMTPRNGMMPNQFTAMGMVSIPIAPWSSKMYKANTKAMNLEIDAMQRERENILNEAQGMVRNMALELNAKREQVENYKTKILPALKKNYDVTMLAYEQNTAQLPEVIDAWEALNMAQMDYLNNLQALYQLAVAYEREIER, from the coding sequence GTGCCTGCCTCAGCCCAGCAGCAGCCAGTGGCGCTCGACAGCGTTCTCCAGACCATCCGCACCACCAACCCGATGCTGCAACAGTACGACCTGCGGGCCAAAGCACAGAACGCTTACGCGGAAGGGGCTACCGGCTGGATGGCGCCGATGGTAGGAGCTGGCGTGTTCATGCTGCCTTACCCGGGCCAGAACGTGGAAAGCGATGAGAAAGAGGGCTCCCTGATGATTTCCGCAGAGCAGGCAATCCCGAACCCGGCCAAGCAGCGCGCCAAGCAGGCATACTTCGACTCACGGGCAGCAATCGAGCAGGCCAATGCGGCGGCAACCTACAATGAACTTCGGGCACAGGCCAAGGCCTCTTACTACAACTGGGTGGTGCTGGAGCGTAAGCTGGATGTGCTGCAGGACAATGCCAAAATCATGGCTTACATGCTCAAGTTGGCGCGCATCCGCTACCCCTACAGCCAGGGCAAGCTGGGGAGCATCTACAAAGCTGAGGCACGCCTGCACGAGGTAGAGAACATGCAGCTGATGACGCGCAACGAGATAGCCCAGCAAAACGTGACGCTCAACATTCTGATGAACCAGCCCAAGGAGCAGCAGTTTAAAATAGACACGCTGCTGAGTATTCCAGGCCCCGTGGCACTGGCCGCTGATACCGCTTACCTGAACGAAAACCGGAGTGACCTGCGCCTGCTGGACAGGACCATCCAGACCATGCGCCTGGGCGTGGAGCAAGAGAAACTGCAACGCAAACCAGACTTCAGCCTGCGTTTCGACCACATGACACCCCGCAACGGCATGATGCCGAACCAGTTCACGGCCATGGGCATGGTTTCCATTCCGATTGCACCCTGGTCGAGCAAAATGTACAAGGCCAACACCAAAGCCATGAACCTGGAGATTGACGCGATGCAGCGTGAGCGCGAAAACATTCTGAACGAGGCACAGGGCATGGTGCGCAACATGGCGCTGGAGCTGAATGCCAAGCGCGAGCAGGTGGAGAACTACAAGACCAAAATCCTGCCGGCGCTCAAGAAAAACTACGACGTGACGATGTTGGCTTACGAACAGAACACGGCCCAACTACCGGAAGTAATCGACGCCTGGGAAGCCCTGAACATGGCCCAGATGGATTACCTGAACAACCTGCAGGCACTGTACCAACTGGCCGTGGCTTACGAGCGGGAGATAGAGCGATAA
- a CDS encoding efflux RND transporter permease subunit, translating into MNLDKETRLRIIEKASKQVGPSVFWSTIIVITSFLPVFLLTGQEGKLFSPLAWTKTFILIVDAIVAITLTPVLISYFLKGKFKDDNANPINRGMERVYGPVLKWCLKWRKTTIGINILALLVAIPMLFSLGTEFMPPLDEGSILFMPVTLPDVSNAEAKRILQVQDKIIKSLPEVDQVLGKAGRASTATDNSPISMIETIIMLKPQSEWREGITKQEIIQELDAKLQIPGVVNGWTQPIINRINMLATGIRTDVGVKVYGQNLDSVYAVSEKVKTALETVPGVKDLYVEPITGGKYLQIDINRQALGRYGLTVDDVTMTIESALGGASIGNTIEGRERFSINVRLAQEYRNSVERIQRIPLQTAAAGTIPLSSVADISFTSGPPMINSENAQLRGAVLFNVRDRDLGGTVEEAMEKINAEVTGIPEGYYLEWSGQWENQVRATQTLQFIIPLVLLIIFLILYFSFKSIKEALLNLVTIPFALVGGVFIVYFYGVNLSVAVAVGFIALFGLAIETAMVMVVYLNEAMKELVDKKGNSSETITKQDIRDYVFMGAAKRLRPKIMTVSVALFGLIPVLWASGVGTDVMLPIVLPMIGGVFTSSIHILLVTPVVFEMTKEHELKKHGKLEIYDVKH; encoded by the coding sequence ATGAACCTAGATAAAGAAACAAGGCTCCGCATCATCGAGAAAGCCTCCAAGCAGGTAGGCCCCAGTGTGTTCTGGAGTACAATTATTGTGATAACCTCCTTCCTGCCGGTGTTTTTGCTGACGGGACAGGAAGGAAAGCTGTTCAGTCCGCTGGCCTGGACGAAGACATTTATACTTATCGTGGATGCCATTGTGGCTATCACTTTAACGCCGGTACTCATCTCCTACTTTCTCAAGGGCAAGTTTAAAGATGATAATGCCAACCCCATAAACCGGGGTATGGAGCGCGTGTATGGGCCAGTGCTGAAGTGGTGCCTGAAGTGGCGCAAAACCACCATCGGCATCAACATACTGGCGCTGCTGGTGGCTATCCCGATGCTGTTTAGCTTGGGCACAGAATTCATGCCGCCGCTTGATGAAGGTTCCATTTTATTCATGCCCGTTACGCTGCCCGATGTATCGAATGCTGAGGCGAAGCGCATCCTGCAGGTGCAGGACAAGATTATCAAGTCGCTGCCGGAGGTAGACCAGGTATTGGGCAAAGCCGGCCGCGCGAGCACCGCCACTGACAACTCGCCCATCAGCATGATCGAAACCATCATCATGCTGAAGCCGCAATCAGAGTGGCGCGAGGGTATTACAAAGCAGGAGATCATTCAGGAACTGGACGCCAAGCTGCAGATTCCGGGGGTAGTCAACGGCTGGACGCAACCTATCATCAACCGCATCAACATGCTGGCCACGGGCATCCGCACCGATGTGGGCGTGAAAGTTTACGGCCAGAACCTGGATTCGGTGTATGCGGTGTCTGAAAAGGTGAAGACGGCGCTGGAGACAGTGCCGGGCGTGAAAGACCTGTACGTGGAGCCTATTACGGGCGGCAAATACCTCCAAATAGACATCAACCGGCAAGCATTGGGGCGCTATGGCCTGACAGTGGACGACGTGACCATGACGATCGAGTCTGCTTTGGGCGGTGCAAGTATAGGCAACACCATCGAGGGCCGGGAGCGTTTCTCCATTAACGTGCGGCTGGCGCAGGAGTACCGCAACAGCGTGGAGCGCATCCAGCGCATCCCGCTCCAAACGGCTGCTGCCGGTACTATTCCCTTGTCTTCTGTCGCGGATATCAGTTTCACCAGCGGCCCTCCCATGATCAACTCGGAGAATGCGCAGCTGCGCGGTGCGGTGCTTTTCAACGTGCGTGACCGCGATTTAGGCGGAACGGTGGAAGAGGCGATGGAGAAGATCAATGCCGAGGTAACGGGTATCCCGGAAGGGTATTACCTGGAGTGGAGCGGCCAATGGGAGAACCAGGTGCGTGCTACCCAGACGCTACAGTTCATCATCCCGCTGGTACTGCTCATCATTTTCCTCATTTTATACTTCTCCTTCAAATCCATAAAGGAGGCGCTGCTGAACCTGGTGACGATTCCGTTTGCGCTCGTGGGTGGTGTGTTCATTGTGTACTTCTACGGCGTGAATTTGTCGGTGGCGGTTGCGGTGGGCTTTATTGCGCTGTTTGGTCTGGCCATCGAAACGGCCATGGTAATGGTGGTCTACCTGAATGAGGCAATGAAAGAGCTGGTGGATAAAAAGGGTAATTCCTCCGAAACCATCACGAAGCAGGACATCCGCGACTATGTATTCATGGGAGCCGCTAAGCGTTTGCGCCCCAAGATCATGACGGTTTCTGTGGCATTGTTTGGCCTGATCCCGGTGCTCTGGGCCAGCGGCGTGGGCACTGATGTGATGCTGCCGATTGTGCTGCCGATGATCGGCGGCGTGTTTACCTCCTCCATCCACATCCTGCTGGTAACGCCGGTGGTGTTTGAGATGACGAAAGAGCACGAACTGAAGAAACACGGAAAACTAGAGATATACGATGTCAAGCACTAA
- a CDS encoding efflux RND transporter permease subunit — protein sequence MIERLISFSLRNRVLVLLVSAVMFGWGLYSVQTNKIDAIPDLSENQVIVFTEWMGRSPQIIEDQVTYPLVTNLQGLPEVKYVRGTSMFGMSFIYIIFEDDTDVYWARSRVLERLNSLGNTLPEGVTPTLGPDGTGVGHVLWYTLDAPGMDLGEQRAIQDWYVKFALQNVDGVSEVASFGGFQKQYEVTVDPNKLTYYNITIPQVIQAVRANNNEAGGRKFERSDIGYIIKTTGYLESAEEIENIAITTSNTIPVRVQDVATVQMTGESRLGIFDLNGEGEAVGGIVVMRYGENAEEVISNVKEKMAEVSKGLPEGVKFNIVYDRSGLINESINSVKTTLIEEMIVASVIVFLFLFHWRSALVIIIQLPLSVSIGFILLNAFDISSNIMSLTGIALSVGVIVDDAIVMVENSYRHLAEASKGKKWMENE from the coding sequence ATGATTGAGAGGTTAATTTCCTTTTCGCTACGCAACCGCGTACTTGTGCTGCTGGTTTCGGCGGTTATGTTTGGCTGGGGCCTTTACTCGGTGCAAACAAACAAAATCGACGCCATTCCCGACCTGTCGGAGAACCAGGTGATCGTGTTTACTGAGTGGATGGGCCGCAGTCCGCAGATTATCGAAGACCAGGTGACGTATCCGCTGGTGACCAACCTGCAGGGCCTGCCCGAGGTGAAGTATGTGCGCGGCACCTCCATGTTCGGCATGAGCTTTATTTACATCATTTTTGAAGACGACACCGATGTGTACTGGGCCCGTTCCCGTGTGCTGGAGCGCCTGAACTCGCTGGGGAATACCCTTCCCGAAGGCGTTACGCCAACCCTTGGCCCCGACGGTACCGGCGTGGGGCACGTGTTGTGGTATACGCTGGATGCCCCCGGCATGGACCTGGGCGAGCAGCGCGCCATTCAGGATTGGTATGTGAAGTTTGCGCTGCAAAACGTGGATGGTGTGAGTGAGGTGGCCTCCTTCGGAGGCTTTCAGAAGCAGTATGAGGTAACCGTAGACCCTAACAAACTCACCTACTACAACATCACCATCCCGCAGGTAATACAGGCGGTGCGGGCCAACAACAACGAAGCAGGCGGCCGCAAATTTGAGCGATCCGACATTGGCTATATCATCAAAACAACTGGTTACCTCGAGTCGGCTGAGGAGATAGAGAACATCGCCATCACCACCAGCAACACCATTCCAGTGCGCGTGCAGGACGTGGCCACCGTGCAGATGACGGGCGAAAGCCGCCTGGGCATCTTCGACCTCAACGGCGAAGGCGAGGCGGTGGGCGGCATTGTGGTGATGCGCTACGGCGAGAACGCGGAAGAGGTCATCTCAAATGTAAAGGAAAAGATGGCGGAAGTGTCCAAAGGCTTACCCGAGGGTGTAAAATTCAACATCGTCTACGACCGCAGCGGCCTCATCAACGAAAGTATAAACTCTGTGAAAACCACCCTCATTGAAGAGATGATCGTGGCCTCCGTCATCGTTTTTCTGTTCCTCTTCCACTGGCGCAGCGCCCTCGTCATCATCATTCAATTGCCGCTGTCCGTTTCCATTGGGTTTATACTTCTCAATGCCTTCGATATCTCCTCCAACATCATGTCCCTCACCGGCATCGCCCTTTCGGTGGGTGTAATTGTGGATGATGCCATCGTGATGGTGGAGAATTCTTACAGGCATTTAGCGGAGGCTTCCAAGGGTAAGAAATGGATGGAAAATGAATAG
- a CDS encoding HYC_CC_PP family protein has protein sequence MKLYRQIILLTLTLLVLVSSTGMAVGMHLCGGELRDVTFFGAAADCPMEQKQQKKLPPCHTPKEDAATDSENCCEDHQLEVKQLDDASKHKITTLSKLQQLKMAVVLQAVVFNFFAPGTELEPTYAFYESPPLPRDIPVLVQSFLL, from the coding sequence ATGAAGCTGTACCGCCAGATCATATTGCTAACCCTCACGCTGCTGGTGCTCGTCTCCTCGACAGGCATGGCGGTGGGTATGCATTTATGTGGCGGTGAGCTGCGCGACGTAACTTTCTTTGGTGCCGCCGCAGATTGCCCGATGGAGCAAAAGCAGCAGAAAAAACTGCCGCCTTGCCATACTCCTAAAGAAGACGCTGCAACTGACAGTGAAAACTGCTGCGAGGACCATCAACTGGAAGTAAAACAGCTGGATGATGCCTCCAAGCACAAAATAACGACCCTTAGCAAGCTACAGCAGCTAAAAATGGCTGTCGTACTGCAGGCGGTCGTGTTTAATTTCTTCGCTCCCGGTACTGAACTGGAGCCAACCTACGCTTTTTACGAGTCTCCTCCCCTGCCCCGCGACATTCCTGTGCTGGTGCAGTCTTTCCTTCTATAA
- a CDS encoding SDR family oxidoreductase has translation MSELDKRLAGKVAVVTGGSSGIGQAIAIMMGKAGAKVVINYHSDENGAREAQQKIESQGSQAVIMQADVAQPEDCQRLINTAVEQFGQLDILVNNAGVQKDSSFVDMTLEQWNKVISTNLTGHFLCAQAATKEFMKRKVQPEEKTSAGNIIFISSVHDIIPWAGHVNYATAKGGVQMLMKTLAQELAPNKIRVNGISPGAIKTDINRSVWETEQGRKDMLTLIPYGRIGEPEDIARVAVWLATDEADYITGTTIYVDGGMTLYPAFSDNG, from the coding sequence ATGAGTGAACTTGATAAGAGATTAGCCGGCAAAGTAGCCGTAGTAACCGGAGGTAGTTCCGGTATTGGCCAGGCCATCGCCATCATGATGGGCAAGGCGGGCGCCAAAGTAGTGATCAACTATCACTCTGATGAGAACGGAGCCCGGGAGGCCCAGCAAAAAATAGAGAGCCAGGGCAGCCAGGCCGTCATCATGCAAGCAGATGTAGCACAACCTGAAGACTGCCAGCGGCTCATTAACACAGCGGTAGAGCAGTTTGGGCAGCTGGACATACTGGTAAACAACGCCGGGGTGCAGAAAGACAGCTCTTTTGTGGACATGACACTGGAGCAATGGAACAAAGTGATCAGCACCAACCTGACCGGCCATTTCCTGTGCGCGCAGGCAGCCACAAAGGAGTTTATGAAGCGCAAAGTACAGCCAGAGGAAAAAACATCCGCTGGCAACATCATCTTCATCAGTTCAGTGCATGATATCATTCCCTGGGCTGGCCACGTGAACTATGCCACGGCCAAAGGTGGCGTGCAGATGCTGATGAAAACACTTGCTCAGGAACTGGCGCCAAACAAGATCAGGGTAAACGGCATTTCACCCGGTGCCATCAAAACAGACATTAACCGAAGCGTATGGGAAACGGAGCAAGGCCGAAAAGACATGCTCACGCTTATTCCCTACGGCCGCATCGGAGAGCCGGAAGATATTGCCAGGGTAGCCGTGTGGCTGGCAACCGACGAGGCGGATTATATTACCGGCACCACCATCTACGTGGATGGCGGCATGACGCTTTACCCGGCTTTCAGCGACAATGGCTGA
- a CDS encoding alkaline phosphatase family protein translates to MTQKTVVLNIVGLTKSLIGKHTPHLAKWAANAQQASIKPVLPAVTCTVQSTYLTGKWPQEHGIVANGWYFREEDEVKLWRQSNKLVQAPKVWEVARAADPKFTVANMGWWYNMNTTADYTLTPRPQYLADGRKLPDCYTQPADLRDKLQAELGTFPLFNYWGPKTSIKSSRWIADASKITDNLYDPTLTLIYLPHLDYNLQRLGPSNPRIAKDLQEIDAVAGDLISFYEAKGANVMVLSEYGISDVNQPVHINRVLRENGYINVRIERGTELLDMAMSEAFAVADHQVAHVYVKDAAKIAEVQQLLQGVDGIEEVLAGDERNKYKLAHERCGELVVVAKAHAWFTYYFWLDDKKAPDYARMVDIHKKPGFDPVEMFADPKIKFLLPKVAGKVLKKKLGFRMVMDIIPLDATLIKGSHGRIQEDKNEWPLLLTKYKSNLPQEVQAVDVFDVILQHLQVPKPEPVFIAQV, encoded by the coding sequence ATGACGCAGAAGACCGTAGTGCTGAACATCGTGGGGCTAACGAAATCCCTGATCGGCAAGCACACACCGCACCTGGCCAAATGGGCAGCTAATGCGCAGCAGGCAAGTATAAAACCCGTACTTCCGGCTGTTACCTGTACCGTGCAATCCACGTACCTCACCGGCAAGTGGCCGCAGGAGCACGGCATTGTGGCGAACGGCTGGTATTTTCGGGAGGAGGATGAGGTGAAGCTGTGGCGGCAGTCGAACAAGCTGGTGCAGGCGCCCAAAGTATGGGAAGTGGCCCGTGCCGCCGACCCTAAATTTACAGTAGCCAACATGGGTTGGTGGTACAACATGAACACCACTGCCGATTATACTTTAACGCCGCGCCCGCAGTACCTGGCCGATGGCCGCAAACTGCCCGACTGCTACACGCAACCAGCCGACCTGCGCGATAAGCTGCAGGCAGAACTGGGCACCTTTCCGCTGTTCAACTACTGGGGGCCAAAGACCTCCATCAAGTCGAGCAGGTGGATTGCCGATGCCAGCAAGATCACCGATAACCTCTACGACCCGACGCTCACGCTCATCTACCTGCCGCACCTCGATTACAACCTGCAGCGCCTCGGCCCATCAAACCCGCGCATTGCCAAAGACTTGCAGGAGATAGACGCTGTAGCTGGCGACCTGATTTCGTTTTATGAAGCCAAAGGAGCCAACGTGATGGTGTTATCGGAGTACGGCATTTCGGATGTCAACCAGCCGGTGCACATCAACCGCGTGCTGCGCGAAAACGGCTACATCAATGTGCGTATCGAACGCGGTACCGAGCTGTTGGACATGGCCATGAGCGAGGCCTTTGCCGTGGCCGATCACCAGGTGGCCCACGTGTATGTGAAGGATGCAGCGAAAATAGCAGAAGTGCAGCAGCTGTTGCAAGGGGTAGACGGTATTGAGGAAGTACTGGCTGGCGATGAACGGAACAAGTATAAACTTGCCCACGAGCGCTGCGGTGAGCTGGTGGTGGTGGCCAAAGCGCATGCCTGGTTCACGTACTATTTCTGGCTGGATGATAAAAAAGCACCGGACTACGCCCGCATGGTCGACATCCACAAAAAGCCTGGCTTCGACCCTGTGGAGATGTTTGCTGACCCAAAAATCAAGTTCCTGCTACCCAAGGTGGCCGGCAAGGTGCTGAAGAAAAAACTTGGCTTCCGGATGGTGATGGACATCATACCGCTGGATGCCACCCTGATAAAAGGCTCGCACGGGCGCATCCAGGAAGACAAAAACGAGTGGCCACTGCTGCTTACCAAGTATAAATCAAATCTCCCACAGGAAGTGCAGGCCGTGGATGTGTTCGATGTTATCCTGCAGCACCTGCAGGTGCCGAAACCCGAGCCGGTATTCATCGCACAGGTATAA